A portion of the Corynebacterium heidelbergense genome contains these proteins:
- a CDS encoding S-(hydroxymethyl)mycothiol dehydrogenase — translation MNNPTDAAATTKTDTYATVRGVVSKNKAEPVELVDVNIPAPGSNDVVVRIQACGVCHTDLAYRDGGITDDYPFLLGHEAAGIVEKTGDRVTHVAEGDYVVLNWRAVCGECRACLKGDPKYCFNTHNASRSMTLAADGTRLEPALGIGAFAEKTLVHEKQCTKVNPDADPAAAGLLGCGIMAGLGAAVNTGEIKRGESIAVIGVGGVGMAAVAGARLAGATPIIAIDRSDEKLARAKSEFGATHTINSANLSDEELTEKVQALTDGFGVDVVVDAVGLPETYKQAFYLRDLAGRVVLVGVPTPEMKLELPLLDVFGRGGSLKSSWYGDCLPERDFPMYVDLHLEGRFPLGKFVDERVGLDAVEQAFETMKSGRVLRSVVEL, via the coding sequence GTGAACAATCCCACGGACGCTGCGGCGACCACGAAAACCGATACTTACGCCACGGTTAGGGGCGTCGTTAGCAAAAACAAAGCTGAGCCAGTCGAACTCGTCGACGTCAACATCCCCGCGCCTGGCAGCAACGACGTTGTTGTCCGCATCCAAGCGTGCGGCGTATGCCACACCGACCTCGCCTATCGCGACGGCGGGATCACCGACGACTACCCCTTCCTGCTCGGGCACGAGGCCGCCGGGATCGTCGAGAAGACCGGCGACCGAGTAACCCACGTCGCCGAGGGGGATTACGTGGTCCTCAACTGGCGTGCCGTATGCGGGGAATGCCGGGCCTGCCTCAAGGGCGACCCGAAGTACTGCTTCAACACCCACAACGCCTCCCGGTCCATGACCCTCGCCGCGGACGGGACTCGCCTGGAACCCGCACTCGGCATCGGCGCCTTCGCCGAAAAGACCCTCGTGCATGAGAAGCAATGCACCAAAGTCAACCCAGATGCCGACCCCGCCGCCGCAGGGCTCCTGGGTTGCGGAATCATGGCCGGGCTCGGGGCGGCCGTCAACACCGGGGAAATCAAGCGCGGTGAATCCATCGCCGTCATCGGCGTTGGAGGCGTGGGCATGGCCGCCGTCGCCGGAGCCCGCCTGGCCGGAGCCACCCCGATCATCGCCATCGATCGGTCCGACGAGAAGCTCGCCCGCGCCAAGTCCGAATTCGGGGCGACCCACACCATCAACTCCGCCAACCTCAGCGATGAGGAGCTCACCGAGAAAGTTCAGGCCCTCACCGACGGCTTCGGTGTGGATGTTGTTGTGGACGCCGTGGGCCTCCCGGAGACCTACAAGCAGGCCTTTTACCTTCGCGACCTCGCGGGACGGGTGGTGCTCGTGGGCGTGCCCACCCCCGAGATGAAGCTGGAACTGCCCCTGCTGGACGTGTTTGGCCGGGGCGGATCGCTGAAGAGCTCCTGGTACGGCGACTGCCTGCCGGAGCGCGATTTTCCGATGTATGTGGACTTGCACCTGGAGGGCCGCTTCCCGCTCGGCAAGTTTGTCGACGAGCGCGTGGGGCTGGACGCCGTGGAGCAGGCCTTCGAAACCATGAAGTCCGGCCGCGTTCTGCGCTCGGTGGTCGAACTGTAG
- a CDS encoding MBL fold metallo-hydrolase produces MADTRSHPPQSATGLRIDRVVTHGIFALDGGEWEVDNNIWVLGDDEQCVIIDAAHEAAPIAAAVADREVLGVLCSHAHNDHITVAPELARRFDSRVFVHPGDRMLWDETHPDVEPFDLADGDTFSIAGTQMQVMNTPGHSPGSCAFYLPEAKVLFSGDTLFAGGPGATGRSFSDFGTIIESIKQRLLTLPNDTEVYTGHGDATQIGEEAPHLEEWIARGH; encoded by the coding sequence ATGGCAGACACACGCTCACACCCGCCCCAATCCGCAACCGGCCTGCGTATCGACCGAGTGGTCACCCACGGCATTTTCGCCCTCGACGGGGGTGAATGGGAGGTCGATAACAACATCTGGGTCCTCGGGGATGACGAGCAGTGCGTGATCATCGATGCTGCGCACGAGGCGGCCCCGATTGCCGCCGCCGTCGCCGACCGCGAAGTGCTGGGCGTACTGTGCTCCCACGCCCACAACGACCACATCACCGTCGCCCCGGAGTTGGCCCGCCGGTTCGACAGCCGCGTATTTGTCCACCCCGGCGATCGGATGCTGTGGGACGAAACCCACCCCGATGTGGAACCCTTCGACCTGGCAGACGGGGACACCTTCAGCATCGCCGGAACGCAGATGCAGGTGATGAACACCCCGGGCCATTCTCCGGGGAGCTGCGCCTTCTACCTGCCGGAGGCGAAGGTGCTGTTCTCCGGGGACACGCTATTTGCCGGCGGGCCGGGCGCCACGGGCCGGTCCTTCAGCGACTTCGGGACCATCATCGAGTCCATCAAGCAGCGGCTGTTGACGCTACCCAACGACACCGAGGTCTATACCGGCCACGGGGATGCCACGCAGATCGGTGAGGAAGCTCCTCATCTGGAGGAGTGGATCGCCCGCGGCCACTAG
- a CDS encoding heavy metal translocating P-type ATPase, giving the protein MATVDLTLTGMTCASCANRIERKLNKLDGVSASVNYATEKAHVSSEDDLDPALLVQTVTGMGYGAQVEATEEPAGSAANELASLRRRLWIAVALSVPVIVVAMVPPLQFPGWQWFSAVLAVPVVAWAGWPFHRATWVNARHGAVTMDTLITVGSITALFWSLISLFLGDAGHLGMRHSWSLMPHVGAGMGARAAMGDVYFEVAAGVVTFVLAGRYFEKKAKARAGEDMRALTELGAKQVTIVDGDRERRVDAAKVAVGTQFVTRPGERIATDGVVEQGTAAVDTAMLTGEAAPVHVEPGSEVVGGTISTNGRLVVRATKVGQQTALAQIAQLVEQAQTGKAQVQRLVDAVARVFVPVVFVLAAMTLLGWGVLAGQWTKGLTAAVAVLIIACPCALGLATPVALLVGTGRGAAKGMLIRGPEVLERVRGVHTVVFDKTGTLTTGQMSVSEVRLTAGAQYAEGEAIALAAAAEMGSEHPIATAIVRAAGERGIPVPRAREFEATPGWGISALVADGKAEHRIEVCRPSGARSNRNQTGDRDNETGAAQTDVELRVDGATVAIIGVADRLKPGAATAVRDLRSMGMDVVLLSGDNQEVANYVGGLVGLDATNIRAGVSPRGKVDTIRELQLAAGPRGKVAMVGDGINDSAALAQADVGMAMGSGTDAALQASDISLVRPEVGAAVDALRLARKTFGTIRVNLFWAMAYNVIALPIAAMGLLNPMLAGAAMALSSVFVVGNSLRLRRFQ; this is encoded by the coding sequence ATGGCTACCGTCGATCTCACACTGACCGGCATGACGTGTGCCTCCTGCGCCAATCGCATCGAACGCAAACTCAACAAGTTGGATGGCGTAAGCGCTAGCGTCAACTACGCCACGGAGAAAGCCCACGTCTCGAGCGAGGACGATCTGGACCCGGCACTCCTGGTTCAAACCGTCACGGGGATGGGTTACGGGGCCCAGGTAGAGGCCACGGAAGAACCGGCCGGGTCCGCCGCCAACGAGTTGGCTTCACTGCGCCGCCGGTTGTGGATCGCGGTTGCGCTTTCCGTCCCAGTCATCGTTGTCGCGATGGTGCCGCCGCTGCAGTTCCCGGGGTGGCAATGGTTCAGCGCCGTGCTCGCGGTGCCGGTGGTGGCGTGGGCTGGTTGGCCGTTCCACCGAGCAACATGGGTGAACGCCCGGCATGGGGCCGTCACGATGGACACGCTCATCACCGTGGGATCTATCACTGCGCTGTTCTGGTCCCTCATCTCTCTATTCCTTGGGGACGCCGGTCACCTGGGCATGCGTCACAGCTGGAGCCTCATGCCGCACGTCGGCGCGGGTATGGGCGCGAGGGCGGCGATGGGGGATGTCTACTTTGAGGTGGCCGCAGGTGTGGTCACCTTCGTCCTGGCCGGCCGCTACTTCGAGAAGAAGGCCAAGGCCCGGGCCGGGGAGGATATGCGGGCGCTGACGGAACTGGGCGCGAAGCAAGTGACCATTGTCGACGGGGACCGAGAGCGTCGGGTTGATGCCGCCAAGGTGGCGGTGGGCACCCAGTTTGTTACCCGCCCGGGGGAGCGGATCGCCACCGATGGGGTGGTCGAGCAGGGCACGGCCGCGGTGGATACCGCGATGCTGACGGGGGAGGCCGCGCCCGTCCACGTGGAGCCAGGTTCCGAGGTCGTGGGTGGCACGATCAGCACCAATGGACGGTTGGTCGTGCGGGCTACGAAAGTGGGGCAGCAGACAGCTCTGGCCCAGATTGCCCAGCTCGTAGAGCAGGCGCAGACCGGGAAAGCACAGGTCCAGCGCCTGGTGGATGCCGTGGCCCGCGTCTTCGTTCCCGTGGTGTTCGTGCTGGCGGCGATGACGCTGCTGGGTTGGGGCGTGCTGGCGGGCCAGTGGACCAAGGGGTTGACGGCCGCCGTGGCAGTCCTCATCATCGCGTGCCCATGCGCGCTCGGGCTGGCTACCCCGGTGGCCCTGCTGGTCGGCACCGGCCGCGGGGCGGCGAAGGGGATGCTCATTCGTGGCCCTGAGGTGCTGGAACGGGTTCGAGGTGTGCACACCGTGGTGTTCGATAAAACCGGCACGTTGACGACGGGCCAGATGAGCGTCAGCGAGGTCCGCCTCACCGCGGGGGCCCAGTATGCAGAAGGTGAGGCAATCGCCCTGGCCGCGGCTGCCGAGATGGGCTCGGAACATCCGATCGCCACCGCGATTGTGCGGGCTGCGGGGGAGCGGGGGATCCCCGTACCCCGGGCCCGCGAGTTTGAGGCCACCCCCGGCTGGGGTATCTCCGCCCTGGTGGCGGATGGTAAAGCGGAGCACCGGATAGAGGTTTGTCGGCCGAGCGGTGCACGGTCGAATCGCAACCAGACGGGGGACCGTGACAACGAGACCGGGGCCGCCCAGACCGACGTGGAGTTGCGAGTAGACGGGGCCACGGTGGCGATCATCGGTGTGGCGGACCGACTCAAGCCGGGAGCTGCCACGGCCGTCCGCGACCTACGGTCCATGGGGATGGATGTTGTGTTGCTCTCCGGCGATAACCAGGAGGTGGCCAATTACGTCGGTGGGCTCGTGGGGTTGGACGCCACTAACATCCGCGCCGGTGTGAGCCCCCGGGGAAAGGTGGACACCATTCGCGAGTTGCAGCTAGCGGCGGGGCCACGGGGGAAGGTCGCGATGGTCGGAGACGGGATTAACGATTCGGCCGCTCTAGCCCAGGCAGACGTGGGGATGGCTATGGGAAGCGGGACGGACGCGGCGCTCCAGGCGTCCGATATATCCCTGGTGCGACCCGAAGTGGGCGCGGCCGTGGACGCATTGCGGTTAGCCAGGAAAACGTTCGGCACTATTAGGGTGAATCTATTTTGGGCAATGGCCTACAACGTGATCGCGTTGCCGATCGCGGCTATGGGATTACTGAATCCCATGCTCGCGGGTGCGGCGATGGCGTTGTCCAGTGTTTTCGTTGTGGGGAATAGTTTGCGCTTAAGGAGGTTTCAATGA
- a CDS encoding metal-sensitive transcriptional regulator: MTSGYVSDKARYSARLRRIEGQVRGLERMVEQEAYCIDILTQLAALQSALKGVGLALLEDHMNHCVVHAARAGDEQARQKVEEVTAAVGRLLR; encoded by the coding sequence ATGACCAGCGGATATGTCAGCGATAAGGCCCGCTATAGCGCGCGATTGAGGCGCATTGAGGGGCAGGTGAGAGGGTTGGAGCGAATGGTTGAGCAAGAGGCCTACTGCATCGATATTCTGACTCAGCTTGCCGCCCTGCAATCCGCGTTGAAAGGGGTTGGCCTCGCCTTACTGGAAGATCATATGAATCACTGTGTGGTGCACGCAGCGCGGGCCGGAGATGAACAAGCGCGCCAGAAAGTGGAGGAGGTGACCGCCGCGGTCGGCAGGTTGCTGAGGTGA
- a CDS encoding FecCD family ABC transporter permease, whose amino-acid sequence MIPIDPSTHPSAPDASASYPRPSHPHPRRPAPGAVPPRVRWAALALLPILAASILAATSLGAAAIPLGEASGYIWAAITGAQLPREQFTDYTVVTSIRLPRALLAALVGAGLGALGVAAQAMVRNPLADPFILGISSGASVGAAAVIALGTLASWGVYGLSIAAFASALGASTIVYLLARTKEGLAPTRLILVGVVLSFGFQGLTSAIVFFEPRGEAARTVMFWLLGSLGGASWSHIPVAVGAVVITVVVLFSRARVLDVLSTGDAASLSMGINPKTVRTQLFVLVALGTGVLVAVSGTIGFVGLVIPHIVRMVVGPAHRAMVVLAPLIGAILLVWVDVFSRSIVPPRELPIGVVTALLGVPIFVLIIRSSRYVYGGSR is encoded by the coding sequence ATGATCCCGATTGACCCCTCTACCCACCCGAGCGCGCCCGACGCGAGCGCGTCTTATCCACGCCCGTCGCACCCTCATCCCCGGCGACCCGCCCCCGGCGCGGTGCCCCCTCGCGTCCGCTGGGCGGCGCTTGCCCTCCTGCCCATCCTGGCCGCCTCCATTCTCGCGGCCACATCGCTGGGGGCCGCGGCCATCCCCCTGGGCGAAGCGAGCGGGTACATCTGGGCGGCCATCACAGGCGCCCAGCTGCCCCGCGAACAGTTCACGGACTATACCGTCGTCACCTCCATCCGCTTGCCCCGGGCCCTCCTAGCCGCGCTGGTCGGCGCGGGTCTCGGGGCCCTGGGTGTGGCAGCTCAGGCGATGGTGCGTAACCCGCTGGCGGATCCGTTCATCCTCGGCATCTCCTCCGGGGCCTCCGTGGGTGCTGCCGCCGTCATCGCCCTCGGCACCCTGGCCAGTTGGGGCGTGTATGGCCTGTCGATTGCGGCGTTCGCGAGCGCGTTAGGGGCGTCCACAATCGTTTACCTCCTGGCCCGGACGAAAGAGGGACTGGCACCGACCCGCCTCATCCTTGTCGGCGTGGTGCTCTCCTTCGGTTTCCAGGGGCTGACCAGCGCCATTGTGTTCTTCGAGCCGCGCGGGGAGGCCGCCCGAACGGTCATGTTCTGGCTGCTTGGCAGCCTCGGCGGGGCCTCCTGGTCCCATATTCCCGTCGCCGTCGGCGCCGTAGTCATAACCGTGGTGGTCCTGTTCAGCCGCGCCCGGGTGCTCGATGTTCTCTCTACTGGGGACGCCGCCAGCCTGAGCATGGGCATCAACCCCAAGACAGTGCGAACCCAACTATTCGTCCTCGTCGCGTTGGGCACGGGAGTTCTGGTGGCCGTCAGCGGCACCATCGGGTTCGTGGGCCTCGTGATCCCCCACATCGTGCGGATGGTGGTGGGCCCAGCTCATCGCGCCATGGTAGTGCTGGCGCCGCTGATCGGGGCAATCCTGCTGGTGTGGGTGGACGTATTCTCCCGGAGCATCGTTCCGCCGCGGGAATTGCCGATCGGGGTGGTTACTGCCCTGCTGGGGGTGCCCATCTTCGTTCTCATCATCCGGTCCTCGCGCTATGTCTACGGGGGCAGCCGATGA
- a CDS encoding ABC transporter ATP-binding protein, which yields MTLQPLGVTVDGAQVAVDGATIVTNASFAAQPGDFVALVGPNGCGKTTLLSTLYRARKLSGGQIRVGGQDLADLGIRDSARLVAALPQSETHELNFRAEEVVSFGRRAHPTDRDDELITEAMELAGVRHLREAPILSVSGGERQRILLARAIAQHTPVLVLDEPTNHLDLSHQAKLLRTLHTLKRSRTVLAAVHDVNLAMHADLVVVMVDGTVRCSGPPSEVLTPQLVQEVYGVQAAAVRHPITGRQVLLFG from the coding sequence ATGACGCTTCAACCCCTGGGCGTGACGGTGGACGGGGCCCAGGTCGCCGTGGACGGGGCCACCATCGTCACGAACGCCAGCTTCGCAGCTCAGCCTGGTGATTTCGTCGCGCTTGTGGGACCTAACGGATGCGGCAAAACAACCCTGCTGTCCACCCTCTACCGAGCCCGGAAGCTCAGCGGCGGGCAGATACGCGTCGGCGGGCAGGACCTAGCGGACCTGGGCATTCGGGACAGCGCCCGCCTCGTCGCCGCGCTACCGCAAAGCGAAACGCACGAGCTCAACTTCCGGGCCGAGGAGGTCGTCAGCTTTGGCCGCCGAGCCCACCCGACGGATCGGGACGACGAGCTCATCACCGAAGCAATGGAGCTCGCCGGGGTGCGCCACCTGCGAGAAGCGCCGATTCTCAGCGTCTCCGGCGGCGAGCGGCAGCGGATTCTGCTCGCCCGCGCCATTGCCCAACACACTCCGGTGCTCGTCCTCGACGAGCCGACCAATCACCTGGACCTCAGCCATCAAGCCAAGTTGCTGCGCACCCTTCACACCCTCAAGCGCAGCCGGACGGTCCTCGCCGCGGTGCACGACGTGAATCTCGCTATGCATGCGGACCTCGTGGTGGTGATGGTCGACGGCACCGTGCGCTGCTCGGGACCGCCATCGGAGGTGCTCACGCCCCAACTTGTCCAGGAGGTCTATGGCGTGCAGGCCGCCGCCGTGCGGCACCCGATCACCGGCAGGCAGGTCTTGCTGTTCGGTTGA
- a CDS encoding ABC transporter substrate-binding protein — protein sequence MKKSPAIPPRHLPPRHFPSSPVPPSRSAALLATALLAAAGLTACGADVEDTPQDRNITVTNCGVTQTYPRPQHPVAYDVSAIEKMFSLGLADQMRGIVMPKTVNSAIGKSPYHQDYHSVETISDQVLGQEAIVNAKADWVFAGWQAGFSQERGVTPQSLDKLGIHSYMQEETCYNYGAGGTKEANPAAPDQPIEAMYQDLHNLGEIFGVQDRAEKLVRDLRDRERSLHDKVQAIPAAERQKVFVYDSGTDEPYTAGRRAALNSVIDLAGGRSVTGDVDARFTTVGWESIVTAEPDAVVVIDYNKQPVADKINYLRTQSPIKDTPAVKNNRIYVIDYGEAVSNPRNIEAAEKLAGFLAGK from the coding sequence GTGAAGAAATCCCCCGCCATCCCGCCACGCCACCTCCCGCCTCGCCACTTCCCGTCCAGCCCGGTCCCGCCATCCCGATCCGCCGCACTCCTGGCCACCGCCCTTCTGGCGGCCGCTGGGCTCACCGCCTGCGGAGCAGACGTGGAAGACACGCCGCAGGACCGCAACATCACCGTCACCAACTGCGGCGTCACGCAGACCTACCCCCGCCCGCAGCATCCCGTGGCCTATGACGTCTCGGCTATCGAGAAGATGTTCTCCCTGGGCCTGGCCGATCAGATGCGCGGCATCGTTATGCCCAAGACGGTCAACAGCGCCATCGGCAAATCCCCCTACCACCAGGACTATCACTCGGTGGAGACCATCAGCGACCAGGTGCTGGGCCAAGAGGCGATCGTCAACGCCAAGGCCGACTGGGTCTTTGCCGGGTGGCAGGCCGGCTTTAGCCAGGAGCGGGGTGTCACGCCGCAGTCCTTGGACAAGTTGGGCATCCACAGCTACATGCAGGAGGAGACCTGCTACAACTACGGCGCCGGGGGCACCAAGGAAGCTAATCCCGCCGCCCCCGATCAGCCCATCGAGGCGATGTACCAGGACCTGCACAACCTGGGCGAGATCTTCGGCGTCCAGGATCGCGCGGAGAAGCTGGTCCGCGATCTGCGCGACCGGGAGCGCAGCCTCCACGACAAAGTGCAGGCCATCCCCGCCGCCGAGCGGCAGAAGGTCTTTGTCTACGACTCCGGGACGGATGAGCCGTACACCGCGGGCCGGCGAGCCGCGCTAAATTCGGTCATCGACTTGGCGGGCGGCCGCAGCGTGACCGGGGACGTGGATGCGCGCTTCACCACAGTGGGGTGGGAATCCATTGTGACGGCCGAGCCGGATGCCGTGGTGGTCATCGACTACAACAAGCAGCCAGTAGCGGACAAGATCAACTATCTGCGAACCCAATCACCAATCAAGGACACCCCGGCGGTGAAGAACAACCGGATTTACGTCATCGACTACGGGGAGGCGGTGAGCAACCCCCGCAACATCGAAGCGGCGGAGAAGCTTGCCGGATTCCTCGCCGGAAAGTAG
- a CDS encoding Rossmann-like domain-containing protein yields MARTVADLVAAAIATESTADTPTAVRSVFYIEHGTRLGTRVGTGGEDVVYRNRYVLARIGTSFGACACEAGAVGPEVADFSGMPAADILTQAPAEVRMAVLDAWLAEHAPHRSHPLATSVELPTGTPLQRALARDAAIVDLVAPQVGDTIAVVGVVTPLVEGLLRRGAHPRLCDRNAETCVGLPVEQDLDAVLTGADRVLATGMTVSDGSFDVIRQHCLSTNAPLYIYAQSGTAIVRDFLGAGVRGMTAEHFPFSQFSADATPMYVYRTGQEGTREL; encoded by the coding sequence ATGGCACGCACCGTCGCTGACCTGGTCGCCGCCGCGATCGCCACCGAAAGCACCGCCGATACCCCCACCGCTGTCCGGAGCGTGTTCTACATCGAACACGGCACGCGACTGGGCACACGGGTCGGCACGGGTGGGGAGGATGTGGTCTACCGCAACCGCTATGTCCTGGCCCGCATCGGCACCAGCTTCGGGGCCTGCGCCTGCGAGGCCGGTGCGGTGGGCCCGGAGGTCGCGGACTTCTCGGGAATGCCGGCCGCCGACATTCTCACCCAGGCACCTGCGGAGGTGCGGATGGCGGTTTTGGACGCCTGGCTCGCCGAGCACGCGCCCCACCGCTCGCATCCGCTGGCCACCTCCGTGGAACTACCGACGGGCACCCCGCTGCAGCGAGCCCTGGCCCGCGACGCTGCCATCGTGGACCTGGTCGCCCCCCAGGTGGGGGACACCATCGCCGTGGTGGGGGTGGTAACTCCCCTCGTCGAAGGATTGCTCCGCCGCGGGGCACATCCCCGGCTGTGCGATCGCAACGCGGAGACCTGCGTGGGGTTGCCCGTCGAGCAGGATCTCGATGCTGTCCTGACCGGTGCCGACCGTGTCCTGGCTACCGGTATGACCGTTAGCGATGGCAGCTTCGATGTGATCCGCCAGCACTGCCTGTCCACCAACGCCCCGCTGTACATCTACGCCCAATCCGGTACCGCCATCGTCCGTGATTTCCTCGGCGCGGGCGTGCGGGGAATGACCGCAGAGCACTTCCCCTTTTCCCAGTTCAGCGCGGACGCGACCCCCATGTACGTCTACCGCACCGGGCAGGAGGGTACGCGGGAGCTATGA
- a CDS encoding MFS transporter gives MTDRHIATRVWPLLLVAALGLAPFTVFSNSLVDIAADAGSTDSAVGSLRGLGGVAAILVGVLCAPLIDALSRPRLIACAAAVLGVGCAISTEGSTWAWVAFCVLIGAGTAILNPAVSAQASDTFTDKADAGRAATLVSSTMTLTAMLAAPLLAGPALWWGWRGNMVALGLAFAAGAVVFARGGGSGRAGVGVASPRTKRYPGLAAAAPLLAVSTLRTAAFMGQLAFVASLYHERFGLGPEVFAWVWSLSGLSFFLGNFGGGKVIKGVRAPQRIAGLLTVAAMASALAIVGLCYAPTLPLALIATSAVAVTHAVIAACVTTLLVRQSEAAQGRGAILSLNGVGQSVGVFLGASVAGAGLALGGWGGVAAALGGVSILAALGGVWAWWEAGQ, from the coding sequence ATGACGGATCGACACATCGCCACCCGAGTTTGGCCACTGCTCCTCGTCGCCGCGCTGGGTTTGGCGCCCTTCACCGTGTTCAGCAACTCCCTAGTGGACATCGCCGCCGATGCCGGGTCCACCGACTCTGCGGTGGGAAGCCTGCGGGGCCTTGGCGGCGTGGCCGCCATCCTCGTAGGCGTATTGTGCGCCCCGCTTATTGACGCGTTATCGCGGCCCCGGCTCATCGCCTGTGCCGCCGCCGTACTGGGCGTGGGCTGCGCTATCAGCACCGAGGGGTCCACCTGGGCCTGGGTGGCCTTCTGCGTACTCATCGGAGCAGGAACGGCGATCCTCAACCCCGCAGTGTCGGCCCAGGCCAGCGACACCTTTACTGACAAGGCGGATGCGGGGCGGGCGGCGACCCTGGTCAGTTCCACCATGACGCTTACTGCCATGCTGGCCGCGCCGCTGCTCGCGGGTCCCGCTCTGTGGTGGGGGTGGCGTGGAAACATGGTTGCCCTCGGGCTCGCCTTCGCCGCGGGGGCAGTGGTGTTCGCCCGTGGGGGTGGTTCGGGTCGCGCCGGGGTGGGGGTGGCGTCCCCAAGAACAAAACGCTATCCCGGACTGGCCGCCGCGGCCCCGCTGCTTGCGGTCTCCACGCTGCGCACTGCGGCGTTCATGGGTCAGTTGGCCTTTGTCGCCTCCCTGTACCACGAGCGATTCGGGCTGGGCCCGGAGGTTTTCGCCTGGGTGTGGAGCCTGTCCGGACTGTCCTTCTTCCTGGGCAACTTTGGGGGTGGGAAGGTGATTAAGGGGGTCCGGGCGCCGCAACGGATCGCGGGGCTGCTCACCGTGGCGGCGATGGCGAGCGCCCTGGCGATTGTGGGGTTGTGCTACGCCCCGACGCTGCCGCTGGCCCTCATCGCTACTTCCGCAGTGGCCGTGACCCACGCCGTGATCGCCGCGTGTGTGACCACGCTGCTGGTGCGCCAATCGGAGGCCGCCCAGGGCAGAGGCGCCATCCTGTCGCTCAACGGGGTGGGGCAGAGCGTCGGCGTGTTCCTGGGGGCCTCCGTGGCGGGGGCCGGGTTGGCGCTCGGGGGCTGGGGTGGAGTGGCCGCGGCGCTGGGCGGGGTGTCCATCCTCGCGGCGCTGGGCGGGGTGTGGGCATGGTGGGAGGCGGGCCAATGA
- a CDS encoding GHMP kinase, giving the protein MMGQGHCWGHHGEILQGSFTGIGQGLVSLPIASRGSWARFTVDRHSPASVEPPATDCYEGQSRGLSRIRCSSWRSKTAAAAHLALEHIAAYRPEVATWTGSLEVGSSLPPGWGMGSSTSDIVAAIRAIANAAGITLPPEAIGRIAVRAEGASDPHGEALPVLYAQRRGHVVRRWDRPLPPLVLVGCRCGQPVDTVGTPPLEADTEYDELHTRLDVAILRSDARAIGEVATRSAELNQARVPKQRFGELVEICADCGGVGVQVAHSGAVGGILVDATAPGAAAQWARCRAALNHAGFPKTVDELVGSMAQ; this is encoded by the coding sequence ATGATGGGGCAGGGACATTGTTGGGGCCACCACGGAGAGATCCTCCAGGGGAGCTTCACGGGGATCGGACAGGGCCTGGTGAGCCTGCCCATTGCCTCCCGGGGCAGTTGGGCTCGCTTCACAGTGGATCGGCATTCCCCCGCATCCGTCGAGCCCCCGGCCACCGACTGCTACGAGGGCCAGAGCCGCGGGCTGAGCCGGATTCGATGCAGCTCCTGGCGCTCGAAAACCGCCGCGGCTGCGCACCTGGCGCTAGAGCACATCGCCGCATATCGGCCGGAGGTCGCCACATGGACCGGGAGCCTGGAGGTGGGCAGCTCCCTGCCGCCTGGTTGGGGGATGGGCTCGTCTACCTCCGACATCGTTGCCGCCATCCGAGCAATCGCGAACGCGGCAGGCATCACCTTGCCCCCGGAGGCCATCGGCCGCATCGCCGTGCGGGCGGAAGGGGCCAGCGACCCCCACGGGGAGGCGCTTCCCGTGCTCTACGCCCAGCGGCGCGGCCACGTTGTGCGGCGCTGGGACCGGCCCCTGCCGCCGCTGGTGCTGGTGGGGTGCCGGTGCGGGCAGCCGGTGGACACTGTGGGAACCCCGCCGCTTGAGGCCGATACCGAGTACGACGAGCTTCACACCCGGTTGGATGTGGCGATCCTGCGCAGCGATGCGAGGGCCATCGGGGAGGTTGCCACCCGCAGTGCGGAGTTGAACCAGGCCCGGGTGCCCAAGCAGCGGTTCGGGGAGCTAGTCGAGATCTGCGCTGATTGCGGTGGGGTGGGGGTGCAGGTCGCCCACAGCGGCGCGGTCGGCGGCATTCTTGTGGACGCCACCGCGCCGGGCGCTGCTGCGCAGTGGGCGCGATGCCGCGCAGCCCTGAACCATGCTGGGTTCCCGAAGACGGTGGACGAGCTGGTGGGGAGCATGGCGCAATGA